A window of the Miscanthus floridulus cultivar M001 chromosome 14, ASM1932011v1, whole genome shotgun sequence genome harbors these coding sequences:
- the LOC136504120 gene encoding uncharacterized protein isoform X3, producing MACDDGDKDVLLLVHQVPLDMEEGPAPRLAHLLPPLHRAPPPPPPPPFRSPPPPQAAASAEHRLSFRGWLGIPRHWEDWVAKLRPLHARLWRHLGIHDAVLASTLRSKRDASAVLHLASFWCSATASFAFPWGEATVTLQDVAVLAGFPALGAPAPAPLPPQWRPDEAALNGMRLGFNRSACKKAHHSAWVKHFLADDNADPVFEHAAFLALWLTRFVLPGHPESTMRQAVFPIAVRLARGERVALAAAVLASIYRDLREIKAFLGAAGAAATAGDTDMLSSLSVYSPLHILQLWMWERFPALRPTKVNPLVAGDPLAARWHDLSRKLNPAQIRQALNTGYNFVWQPYASSMGHTGWVHSSDLAGNDELTSLAHFLRPCELVGMDCIEQYLPHRVARQFGLDQDVPGDVHRANQDWAIAWQTYQLEGKNVAFFIPHSEPGITARYAQWWRQQLLPSHIDAAAASAPVEWKPSKRKVKKTPAAMEAEAEKERRMKKARVSPTTDKKRKLEELYDTKLSDWLPAARNEISDTTSDMGSEEALLPNVGTTNDDIMLLMPRKQTTTAPVTALMDNDMTLALGERGNFMVDEPADIPSEPEAGVPATLEEEIVKIPVVTSLDIPDKPEEGATAVMEEHKEATSVSDRSEEVSAPVIKEVEEKVAIEGAICVTGMNPSGNNTAIVMEADERNAVPKEFGRAAEEATEAVPQSQHEVDAGVMNNSHDAVALPEEAAPVQPTKDSAGCPVVSHIMEDSNVAGDSGKNDYENTSCDFVEEQKEIPCVEEIAGENSRRGEKEREETSHESPQLEIVECVQDIVLMETEYDVEQKIVHPAVEDVATSNSMSPAPLGVPEPENAEFNKHPYLANKDAEDIPMEVAQGEEAELEQISTSAKGGAEEHEEFSEVDHMGTADAKLHLHLNSEVPEKIDEVERKEVDGTIRLTGRDSDKKLGDVPEVGYTEDENIRGLVVNTSDRKPSEVSQAEPAKVEDSKDLMEEDTDKSENVPGLDCTGLEETHGDLMKEGTNNTSENVPKLENTGLEGTRGPIEDTYGRLEEIHDVNAELEKRNLHESDIDRSEDITQIDPLTQDEARCLAKEETEDNATKVQEVKYEQLRNEAPIQEDTKEKPCADSKDLSENVVDQSKEVDKLKQAEAEGCQVLMEKDMENTSDAFVLKQTEDGHRKSLIETGINSHNETTLVEQLDGQSERLKRTGTEEIHGETIEAQEKEFYKDVAEDSNNSTNDKDVVEDSNNLINAEMPCSSATVQLKEDKMEVFHEGRIEEPCVQDVDLINRREPSSDATAMEIEAVALEQDNRIIHKNMEATTVEGSHTLDSGLNSDLANVDETHAAWEIKNQEILDVDMQVAMDERQDLQAVTGNDKRNMSEDTGTSVCGEYQINSTGTEDVKSTKGLQNQECLDQKEQLAREERHNLGTTTENNKMNMLEDADVLVCGQYQNGLTHTKVKPTKGIQNQELLNNKEDQVMDERVECEVTDGSGVSYEEACKLGGDGVSTSGVAVDVSDPVLNKDCNTEEAREDKQHHGVGHANEKRILEDTSMINTGELKSDLTVMEVSMAGLREGTLNQSAASLEKSQEEAVQEKHDQGVVDENTNRGSADIDALECEGVNPDVAMKMFHETTLTTEAVNVPGSKISSENKQKEAPFEEHSITEIEDSESNEFARQEPEGALPQEPGNLVKIKQESLENGTEMSIFRENDRASGKHQTSAEFIIAPSNMDERGDNDIGWPDESAKGCERLTSDTINTVRSIKFGKPSSEEVKRTQNTRSMYLKDIKESLGRIRAEPSNRVHTTSVGYHSRHAAQDPISSCKEIKVPLRDSARDFGRDRALELVVTSPQEETPRWRQEQYALQILEDVQNSRIAEKSRMEMEIRVLKAQVSSMERQGMNLDHSSEVKSRSSLNQQMLHLHKPSF from the exons atggcctgcGACGACGGGGACAaggacgtcctcctcctcgtccaccaGGTCCCCCTCGACATGGAGGAGGGGCCAGCGCCCCGCCTGGCGCACCTCCTCCCCCCGCTCCACCGCgctcctcccccgcccccgcctcccCCCTTCCGCTCGCCGCCCCCGCCGCAGGCCGCCGCATCCGCCGAGCACCGCCTCTCCTTCCGCGGCTGGCTCGGCATCCCCCGCCACTGGGAAGACTGGGTCGCCAAGCTCCGCCCGCTCCACGCCCGCCTCTGGCGCCACCTCGGCATCCACGACGCCGTCCTCGCCTCCACCCTCCGCTCCAAGCGCGACGCCTCCGCCGTCCTCCACCTCGCCTCCTTCTGGTGCTCCGCCACCGCCAGCTTCGCCTTCCCTTGGGGGGAGGCCACCGTCACCCTCCAGGACGTCGCCGTCCTCGCCGGCTTCCCCGCCCTCGgcgccccggccccggccccgctCCCGCCCCAGTGGCGCCCCGACGAGGCCGCCCTCAATGGCATGCGCCTCGGCTTCAACCGTAGCGCCTGCAAGAAGGCGCACCACTCCGCCTGGGTCAAGCACTTCCTCGCCGACGACAACGCCGACCCCGTCTTCGAGCACGCCGCCTTCCTCGCGCTCTGGCTCACGCGCTTCGTCCTCCCGGGCCACCCGGAGTCCACCATGCGCCAGGCCGTCTTCCCCATCGCCGTCCGCCTCGCGCGAGGGGAACGCGTTGCCCTCGCGGCCGCCGTCCTCGCCTCCATCTACCGGGACCTCCGCGAGATCAAGGCCTTCCTCGGCGCTgcgggcgccgccgccaccgcaggCGACACCGATATGCTCTCCTCCTTATCCGTCTACTCGCCCCTCCACATTCTTCAGCTTTGGATGTGGGAGCGCTTCCCTGCCCTCAGGCCAACAAAGGTGAACCCACTCGTAGCGGGCGACCCGCTTGCCGCTCGGTGGCATGATCTGAGTAGGAAGCTGAACCCGGCGCAGATACGTCAGGCCCTCAACACAGGATACAACTTTGTGTGGCAGCCTTATGCCAGCTCCATGGGGCACACTGGGTGGGTTCACAGCAGTGATCTAGCTGGGAATGATGAACTGACATCGCTCGCACATTTCTTGCGCCCCTGTGAGCTCGTAGGGATGGATTGCATTGAGCAGTACCTCCCGCACCGCGTCGCCAGACAGTTTGGACTGGACCAAGATGTGCCCGGGGATGTTCACCGTGCCAACCAGGATTGGGCGATTGCTTGGCAGACCTACCAGCTGGAGGGTAAGAATGTGGCTTTCTTCATCCCTCACTCTGAACCTGGGATCACAGCACGGTACGCACAATGGTGGAGGCAGCAACTTCTGCCTTCTCACATTGATGCTGCTGCAGCAAGCGCTCCAGTAGAGTGGAAGCCTTCCAAGCGCAAGGTGAAAAAGACACCAGCGGCCATGGAAGCTGAGGCTGAGAAGGAGCGGAGGATGAAGAAGGCCCGTGTCTCTCCTACTACTGACAAAAAGCGCAAACTTGAAGAGTTGTATGATACTAAGTTGTCGGATTGGCTTCCAGCTGCGAGGAATGAGATTAGTGACACCACTAGTGACATGGGATCAGAGGAGGCCTTGTTGCCTAATGTTGGAACGACCAATGATGATATTATGCTACTTATGCCAAGGAAGCAGACAACAACTGCACCTGTAACAGCATTGATGGATAATGACATGACCCTGGCTCTAGGAGAGAGAGGAAACTTCATGGTTGATGAGCCTGCAGACATCCCAAGTGAACCTGAAGCTGGTGTCCCTGCAACGCTGGAGGAGGAAATAGTTAAAATTCCTGTGGTTACATCTCTTGATATCCCAGATAAGCCAGAAGAAGGAGCCACTGCAGTAATGGAGGAGCACAAGGAAGCTACTAGTGTATCTGATAGATCTGAAGAAGTTAGTGCTCCGGTCATAAAAGAAGTAGAAGAAAAGGTTGCAATAGAGGGAGCTATTTGTGTTACAGGGATGAATCCATCAGGAAACAACACAGCAATTGTAATGGAGGCAGATGAAAGAAATGCAGTTCCAAAGGAATTTGGAAGGGCTGCCGAGGAAGCAACTGAAGCTGTACCACAGAGCCAGCATGAAGTTGATGCAGGTGTTATGAACAATTCTCATGATGCAGTGGCTTTACCTGAGGAGGCCGCTCCAGTTCAGCCTACAAAAGATTCTGCTGGATGTCCTGTGGTATCTCACATAATGGAAGATAGTAATGTTGCTGGCGATTCGGgcaaaaatgattatgaaaatacatCTTGTGATTTTGTTGAGGAACAGAAGGAGATTCCTTGTGTAGAAGAGATTGCTGGAGAAAACAGTCGAAGgggtgagaaagagagagaggaaacCTCCCATGAATCTCCTCAGCTAGAGATAGTAGAATGTGTGCAAGACATTGTTCTTATGGAAACAGAATATGATGTTGAGCAAAAGATAGTTCATCCAGCAGTGGAGGATGTAGCAACTTCCAATAGTATGAGTCCAGCTCCCCTGGGTGTTCCTGAACCAGAAAATGCAGAATTCAATAAACATCCTTATCTAGCAAATAAAGATGCAGAAGATATACCCATGGAAGTTGCACAAGGAGAAGAAGCAGAACTGGAACAAATTAGTACTTCAGCAAAGGGAGGTGCCGAGGAGCATGAGGAATTTTCTGAAGTCGATCACATGGGCACAGCAGATGCTAAGTTGCATTTACACTTGAATTCTGAGGTGCCTGAGAAAATTGATGAAGTAGAGCGTAAAGAAGTCGATGGCACTATAAGACTAACTGGGAGAGATTCTGATAAGAAGCTTGGAGATGTCCCTGAAGTTGGGTACACAGAAGATGAAAACATTAGGGGACTGGTAGTGAATACAAGTGATAGGAAACCTTCAGAAGTCTCCCAAGCCGAGCCTGCAAAAGTGGAAGATTCTAAGGATTTGATGGAAGAGGATACAGACAAATCTGAAAATGTTCCTGGATTAGACTGTACAGGATTGGAGGAAACTCATGGAGATTTGATGAAAGAGGGTACAAATAATACGTCTGAGAATGTTCCCAAATTAGAAAATACAGGATTGGAAGGAACTCGTGGGCCAATAGAGGATACTTATGGTAGACTTGAGGAAATTCATGATGTCAATGCAGAACTGGAAAAACGCAATCTGCATGAGAGTGATATTGATAGATCCGAGGACATAACGCAAATAGATCCACTAACACAGGATGAAGCTAGGTGTCTGGCGAAGGAAGAAACTGAAGATAATGCTACAAAAGTTCAAGAAGTAAAGTATGAACAATTAAGAAATGAGGCACCGATTCAGGAGGATACCAAGGAAAAGCCCTGTGCTGATAGCAAGGATCTATCAGAGAATGTTGTAGATCAGTCCAAAGAGGTTGATAAATTGAAACAAGCAGAAGCAGAGGGTTGCCAGGTGTTAATGGAGAAAGACATGGAGAATACTAGTGATGCTTTTGTACTAAAACAGACAGAAGATGGACACAGAAAATCATTGATAGAGACAGGTATAAATAGCCATAATGAAACTACTCTAGTCGAGCAGTTGGATGGACAAAGCGAGAGACTTAAGAGGACAGGTACTGAGGAAATTCATGGAGAAACCATTGAAGCACAAGAAAAGGAGTTTTATAAGGATGTGGCAGAAGATTCAAATAACTCAACCAATGATAAGGATGTGGTAGAAGATTCAAATAATTTAATCAATGCTGAGATGCCATGTAGTTCAGCTACTGTACAGTTAAAAGAAGATAAGATGGAAGTTTTTCATGAAGGCAGGATTGAGGAGCCATGTGTTCAGGATGTTGATCTGATTAATCGGAGGGAACCATCATCTGATGCAACTGCTATGGAGATTGAG GCAGTGGCTCTGGAACAGGACAACAGAATCATACACAAGAACATGGAGGCAACAACAGTGGAAGGCAGCCACACGCTGGATAGTGGACTAAATTCTGATCTAGCCAATGTTGATGAAACTCATGCTGCATGGGAAATTAAAAACCAGGAAATTTTGGACGTGGACATG CAAGTAGCAATGGATGAAAGACAAGATCTACAAGCTGTAACTGGAAATGACAAAAGGAATATGTCAGAAGATACAGGTACGAGTGTTTGTGGTGAATATCAAATTAACTCAACTGGTACGGAGGATGTCAAGTCTACCAAAGGATTACAGAACCAAGAATGTTTGGACCAGAAAGAA CAACTAGCAAGGGAGGAAAGACACAATTTAGGAACTACAACTGAAAATAACAAAATGAATATGTTAGAAGATGCAGACGTTCTTGTCTGCGGGCAATATCAAAATGGTCTAACTCATACCAAGGTCAAGCCTACCAAAGGAATACAAAACCAAGAACTTTTGAATAACAAAGAA GACCAGGTAATGGATGAAAGAGTGGAGTGTGAAGTAACAGATGGAAGTGGAGTATCCTATGAAGAGGCCTGTAAGCTTGGTGGTGATGGAGTGAGTACCTCTGGAGTTGCAGTGGATGTTAGTGATCCAGTTCTAAACAAGGACTGCAACACAGAGGAG GCAAGGGAGGATAAGCAGCACCATGGAGTTGGACATGCGAATGAGAAGAGGATTTTGGAAGACACTAGTATGATTAATACTGGTGAATTGAAATCTGATTTGACTGTTATGGAGGTTAGCATGGCTGGGTTAAGAGAGGGAACACTCAACCAGAGTGCTGCAAGTTTGGAGAAG TCACAGGAAGAGGCAGTGCAGGAGAAGCATGATCAGGGAGTGGTAGATGAAAACACAAACAGAGGTTCAGCTGACATTGATGCACTTGAATGTGAAGGAGTGAATCCTGATGTGGCCATGAAAATGTTTCATGAAACTACTCTTACAACAGAAGCTGTCAATGTACCTGGGTCTAAAATTTCGTCTGAGAACAAGCAAAAGGAAGCACCCTTTGAAGAACACTCTATAACAGAAATCGAAGATTCTGAATCAAATGAATTTGCAAGACAGGAGCCTGAAGGAGCTCTTCCACAAGAACCTGGAAACCTGGTAAAAATTAAACAAGAAAGTTTGGAGAATGGAACCGAGATGTCCATTTTTAGGGAGAATGACAGAGCTTCTGGAAAACATCAGACCTCAGCAGAGTTTATAATTGCTCCTTCAAATATGGATGAACGGGGTGATAATGATATTGGATGGCCTGATGAATCAGCAAAAGGCTGCGAAAGGTTAACTTCTGATACAATAAACACAGTTCGCTCCATCAAATTTGGCAAGCCAAGTAGTGAAGAGGTTAAGAGAACACAGAACACCAGGTCTATGTATCTAAAAGATATCAAGGAATCATTGGGTAGAATTCGTGCTGAACCATCAAACAGGGTACATACAACCAGTGTTGGGTATCACTCTCGGCACGCAGCTCAGGATCCAATTTCATCTTGCAAGGAGATCAAAGTGCCTTTGCGAGACAGTGCAAGGGATTTTGGAAGGGACCGTGCACTAGAGTTAGTGGTTACAAGTCCACAAGAAGAGACTCCTCGATGGAGGCAAGAACAATATGCACTTCAAATTTTAGAAGATGTTCAAAATTCTCGAATTGCTGAGAAATCTAGGATGGAAATGGAGATCAGAGTACTCAAGGCACAAGTTAGTAGCATGGAGAGACAAGGGATGAACTTGGATCACTCCTCTGAGGTGAAGTCCAGATCtagtttgaaccaacaaatgctACATTTGCACAAACCATCCTTCTAA